The Collimonas fungivorans Ter331 genome has a segment encoding these proteins:
- a CDS encoding xanthine dehydrogenase family protein molybdopterin-binding subunit: MSLESLVANSRPLKQSRRKFLKTSAVGGAGLVLGFFIPGLGRIAEAQAVALKISQPNAFLRVGADNSVVVQVSKADIGQGTLTALPMLLAEELDCDWSNVRAELAKGEDVFRDPVFGMQMVGGSTSVAHSFQQYREVGARARSMLVAAAASEWKVDPASCKTAKGVITGPRGQRLSYGSVANAAMLLPVPDKVQLKDPKQFTIIGKATPRLDTAAKSSGQQKFGIDLDLPGMKVAMLARAVPWGAKIGKLDDSAAKAIPGVRKIFTIPGIRGGQSVVVVADGYWIAKKARDALNIEWDVSGVEQPSSEQLFASYREAVMKPGTPATKADVSALAASPKIIDAIFEFPYLAHAPMEPLNMTLHFSGDACTVWAGSQFQSNDREAIAKVLGLAPAKVEFNTMMSGGAFGRRALPESENAVEAAYVAKAMRGTPVKIMYAREDDIKGGYYRPMHVHRVRIGYDAHGKIAAWEHVIAGQSILGGSPFESSMVKDGVDSTMTEGVLESHYAIPNLALSVHNMKANVPVLWYRSVGHSHNAFVMETLVDEIARSVGRDPVEYRASLFDKSAKRSKQALELAVARSGYGKRKLPAGQAWGVAVHHGFNTSIAYVVEVSLKDGKPQVHRVTAGVHCNMAINPRTIEAQIQGGVVFGISTTLPGNEITLKNGVVQQSNFSDYTPAYMASCPQVDIHVVPSADAPTGVGEPPVPPIAPAIANAVAALTGKRLRKLPFDAVKA, translated from the coding sequence ATGTCCCTAGAATCTCTTGTGGCCAATTCGCGGCCGCTGAAACAATCGCGCCGCAAATTCCTGAAGACTTCCGCCGTCGGCGGCGCCGGCCTGGTGCTGGGGTTTTTTATCCCGGGTCTGGGCCGTATCGCCGAGGCCCAGGCTGTCGCTCTCAAGATTTCCCAGCCTAACGCCTTCCTGCGGGTCGGCGCCGACAACAGCGTGGTGGTGCAGGTGTCCAAGGCAGATATCGGCCAGGGCACGCTGACCGCGCTGCCGATGCTGCTGGCAGAGGAACTCGATTGCGACTGGAGCAATGTGCGGGCCGAACTGGCGAAGGGCGAGGATGTTTTCCGCGATCCTGTATTCGGCATGCAGATGGTCGGCGGCTCCACCAGCGTCGCCCACAGTTTCCAGCAATACCGCGAGGTCGGCGCCCGTGCGCGCAGCATGCTGGTGGCTGCCGCCGCCAGCGAATGGAAGGTCGATCCGGCCAGCTGCAAGACCGCCAAAGGCGTCATCACCGGCCCGCGCGGCCAGCGCCTGAGCTACGGTTCGGTCGCCAATGCGGCGATGCTGTTGCCGGTGCCGGACAAGGTGCAGTTGAAGGATCCCAAGCAGTTCACCATCATCGGCAAGGCGACGCCGCGGCTGGATACGGCCGCCAAATCCAGCGGCCAGCAGAAATTCGGCATCGATCTCGACCTGCCGGGCATGAAAGTGGCGATGCTGGCCAGGGCCGTGCCGTGGGGCGCCAAGATCGGCAAGCTCGATGACAGCGCGGCCAAGGCGATCCCCGGGGTGCGCAAGATATTCACGATTCCGGGCATCCGCGGCGGCCAGAGCGTGGTGGTGGTGGCGGACGGCTACTGGATCGCCAAGAAAGCGCGCGATGCGCTGAACATCGAATGGGATGTGAGCGGCGTCGAGCAACCCAGTTCGGAACAGCTGTTCGCCAGCTACCGGGAAGCGGTGATGAAACCCGGCACGCCGGCAACCAAGGCCGATGTCTCGGCGCTGGCCGCTTCGCCCAAAATCATCGACGCCATCTTCGAGTTTCCCTATCTGGCGCATGCGCCGATGGAGCCGCTCAACATGACGCTGCATTTCAGCGGCGACGCCTGCACGGTATGGGCCGGCTCGCAGTTCCAGTCAAACGACAGGGAAGCGATCGCCAAGGTGCTGGGCCTGGCGCCGGCCAAGGTCGAATTCAACACCATGATGTCGGGTGGCGCGTTTGGCCGGCGCGCCTTGCCGGAATCCGAGAATGCGGTGGAGGCCGCGTATGTGGCCAAGGCCATGCGCGGCACGCCGGTCAAGATCATGTATGCGCGCGAGGACGATATCAAGGGAGGATATTACCGGCCGATGCATGTGCACCGGGTGCGCATCGGTTACGACGCGCATGGCAAGATCGCTGCCTGGGAGCACGTGATCGCCGGCCAGTCGATCCTCGGCGGCAGTCCGTTCGAATCGTCCATGGTCAAGGACGGCGTCGACAGCACCATGACTGAAGGGGTGCTGGAGTCGCACTATGCAATTCCGAACCTGGCGCTGTCGGTGCACAACATGAAGGCCAATGTGCCGGTGCTGTGGTACCGCTCGGTGGGCCATAGCCATAATGCGTTTGTGATGGAAACCCTGGTCGATGAAATCGCCAGGTCGGTCGGCCGCGATCCGGTCGAATACCGGGCCAGCCTGTTCGACAAGTCGGCCAAGCGCAGCAAGCAGGCGCTGGAACTGGCGGTGGCCCGCTCCGGCTACGGCAAGCGCAAGCTGCCGGCCGGCCAGGCCTGGGGCGTCGCCGTGCATCACGGCTTCAATACCTCGATTGCCTATGTGGTGGAAGTGTCGCTGAAAGACGGCAAGCCGCAAGTGCATCGGGTGACCGCCGGCGTCCATTGCAACATGGCGATCAATCCGCGCACCATCGAAGCGCAGATCCAGGGCGGCGTGGTGTTCGGCATCTCCACCACCTTGCCCGGCAATGAGATCACCTTGAAAAACGGCGTGGTGCAGCAATCCAATTTTTCCGATTACACGCCGGCGTACATGGCCAGCTGTCCGCAGGTCGAC